The DNA window TTGGCATCCTTTACTTTCTGTTTGCCCTCGAAACACATCCACCAGATGCCATGGTCAAGTCAACAGTGAAATCATAGATGCCTGGGAGAGTCCCAAGTTCTGGAAGGGTAAAGTGAAAGATTCAATCAGGGGGCAGACTCTAATTCATATTAGTTATAGCGCCTGATAATTCTAATTATTAAGTTACTGACTCAATCGAACCTACAGCATATGTAGGTTTTCTTAAGCTTTATGAAAGGAACTGCAAAAAAAGACATTATATAACATAGCTCATATGCATTCGAAGGAGACCCTATATGCAATTTTTTATTGATAATTTCCCCATTGAAAGTGATGGTAACCCTCCCTAATCGAGCCATCAAAACCAATCAAATCGTGGCCAAAAAGTCAAAGCAACGCCTATTACACAATCCGAATAGAGGAAATTTCACGCAAAAAATGCGATTACCACCAATAAAAATatcacacacaaaaaacactCCTTAAAAACGAACCAAAAAATCGAAACCCAAACTACCCGAAATTGGAATACACGGGGTGGGTACGGATAGcaaaccaccaccacctcaTCATAGAgggttgcaaaaaaaaaaaaaaggaaccgaATAGAAAACTAAAATGGAAAGAACCATTTGGCAAATAGTTTCAAGGGATCgatattctttttttctttatggGGAGGGAGGGTGAGGGATGAACTCGACATGTGAATAAAAAACAGGTAAGGCAAGGTTTTCCTACTATTCTTTTTGTAAGAGATACTTTTTTAGCAACAtgtgtttgttttgtgcctTTGAAAAGATTCGGAATCTGGGAATCCACTGTATTTGGTTTCGCTAAATCGACTTATTGGTCCTTTGTGCAGGATTCGAAGTGCAAATGTCAGCTGTGGTGAGATGGAGTGTAATGTGAGCAATTAGGAGACCCCGAGGATGATGTATCAGTATCAGGACGAAGGACGCAGGTTATGGGGGCAGTATCAACGGTCTACAGGTGCTAAACGATACTCCCGATGCAAGTTGTCAGCACTTGGATGCTAGATGGGCGGATATGGGTCTCGAGTTTCCGTTACTTGTCCACCGAGGAATCAAGTTCTAGGCAGGCCAGAGTCCTCCCTCCGCCCAGTTGGCTTGTGTCCTCGATTAAGGACATCTGGCAATTGCATGATTCACTCTCGTTTTCAGCTGCCCTCCTAGCCCAACTTTATTTCCCCCTTTCTCCCTGCAGGTGCTCAACTGACATCCATCAATAATTTTCGATGTATGCGACTACTACATATTTGGCAAAGTGAAGAGGCAAAATTACTGCTTCGATTTGCCAAGGGTTTACTTGCATTTTTCAGCTGGTCATTGTGGCTGACAAAAAGGATGTCGTTTTGCTTTGCGGGAAAAGAGGGGAACACTGATTTCCCTCTTGCTTTTCTCCGGAAAAATTGCAATAATTTCTGCTCTTGGCAAAAACCAAGGGAGTAACATCTGAATAAAAGGTGTTAAAATTTCAACATCAATGGTGAACCCTTTTTCCATTATTTGGTTTTACTTTTGGTGGTTACTCTGTGGGTTCCAAATGTTGCTAATTGGAACAGCTGCTTTTCAGTTAATAATTTCAAAGGGAAATGTTATTTGGCAAAATTTATAGAAATAACTAATCGATCATTGAAGTAGAAATATGTATATCCGATTGATTTctatatttgaaaaatatagaaaattcGTATTGGTATCAAGCAATTAGAGTAGAAATTAAACATTGAAATAATGTAGTTTTAGAAGCCTTCTAGAAATTTTCCACTCTCTTCGGTTTCAATGAACTTTCCCGTTGGCTCCCTTCGCCATTTTGAAGTTTTCCCTGGTGACGAAAACTCACCCTTTTCCCGGGCTCAAACTCCATTTTATGCCTCGTGCTCAGCCGCACTTCATAACCATttgttggttttatttttaaaagtgtcCCCAAAATCTAGCCCCTCTCATCGACTTTCGACGCAATTTGGAGgacgtaataaaaacaaaatgaaatcaaGGCGAGTGCACCCTTTTGAAAAGTGCCCGAAAtgtattcatttattttcggATGCCCCCCTAGGACGTTTCCCCCTTTTTGTCTTTCCGCGGGGCCAATCACCGCGAAGGGATTAGATGCTCTTTGGGCGTGTGGCACCACAAGATCTTTGTCATTGAACTTGAAAAAGTGACGAGGAAACGTGCCGCAGACAACTGGCGATTATACCCTTTCAACGCATTTTGGGCAATCCGACATGAATAACacaaatgtgtgtgttttccgaaaataaataaaacatacatacatcatCCATCGGAACCCTTTTGCCATTGTATCTTTTTATCGCTCGCCTGTTGCATCATCGTCCTCATCATCGCCATGGGGTTTTACCCTCGTCAAGCATCGAGTACGAGCTCTCAAATTAACCACCAATAAAAAGGCAACacttcataaaaaaaaaataaagggaaGGGAAAACAACTTCCGTTTTTTCATTGTTTCCCCGCCGGATCCTCGGATCCCTCGCCTGTTGCTCCCTTCCAATATTTTTTAGGCTGTTCCGTAATCGAGGAGTCGTTAGGTAAACACccttaatttgatttttagcgCCACTTAACAGGAGggcactttttttttatccttGCGATATGCATATGGGGtgagttctttttttttttttttggggaggGTAAAAAATAAGGGCAGAACAAAAAAGTTGACATGGTAATTGGTGTATCGGATGCTCGAAATGAAGCCATTATTATGTAATTGACTTTATCGGAAGTTGAAGGGGAAGGGGAGTTTTTGAGGGGCGTGGTTTGCTGTGGGAAATGTCGAATTTTTTTTATAGGGAGTGTTTTTTATCAGCCTGGGGATTCATAGTTGTAATCCTTATTGAGTTATTATAATCTTATATACCATTAATGTTTGGTAACTTATATGTGGATTTAactatatattaaaaaaagtttttattgcATATGAATTGTTTATTACTACTAAATTGTAGATGCAGTTAGTATGCACGCTTAAAATCGAATATAAATAATCTTAATGGAATtcaatttatctcttttcaggGATCAGTAGTAAGCAATTCCTAGATATCTTGGCATACTTTGGCCCTCATCTGCTGCAGGCTGCATCACTGCACCATTGTTCGCATAATGAATTCATCACATCAAATGCTGATCCTGGCTGCGATCGCAGGACTCGTCGATTGCCGAACATAGAAGAGCCCAACAATTGAATAGCGGCGAGCGGATGGAAATGCACAAAATTCAAATGTCATTCAAATAGCGGCTGTCAGGACAATGGCCACGCACGCGGTCAGGATCGAAGTGGGAGTAGGAGTAGGAGTCGGAGTATATACTATATGTAGAGGCGAAAGGTGGTTGAGGTCctgagaaggatattcgaggAGTGGGAGGCACGAGACACGCCTGCATCTCATTTAGGGACTTCGGCAAATCTTTTCACTTCTCTTTCCCTCTTTTCAATGCACTTGAAGAAAAATAAGCAAGAATCTGGAAAAATAATAAGCTAGTAAATTATAATTAGAGTTCTTAAGTTATAAGTATTTTAGATTTACTTTTATACGAGCTATcttctatttatttaatatcttTACTTTCATTTCTTCGTGTGTACGGCAATATCCTGGCACAGGATACATGTGCGTATATTGTTATTACTTTCGAGTTCCATCCGGTTTGCCCTCAGCTGACTGACAGCCAGCGGCCGACGGCTACAAAAACATTCCGCATTGAGAACTCCAGTCAAAGGCGACGATGATGAGGACAAAATCGGACTGCCGGGTGAGGCATCAACTTCGCTTCCTTTCCGCCAAACCACAACAGATCGGCCCGGTCCGATCAGGTTTCCCTGGCGATAAGCGTGACATTTTCATATTGCCAGCGATCTCAATCTGAGTGCTCAATCAGAATTCTAGATTTCCCAGTCAATCCAACCATGCGTCCCGTCCATTCATACATTCTCTGTTGCAGCTTTGCCATTTCTGAGGCCAATCACACGCCGACAGGATTAGGAGAAGTGATGTTTTTTATCTGGGCTAATTGGTCCCTCCAAGCGGACAGCCATGAAATCAGAGTCCGATCATCCGATGGGCCAGCTCTGATACACGTCTCTTAAGATCCATTCTTATCCGGATTTCTTTTGCAGGGGCGTGCAATTGGCGTTAAATTCGAACTGACATTTAGCTTAAGGAGTCGAGAGAAAGGACTTTCTTCTTTGAACTTGGATTATTTCTATATCCAAGCAGGATCTCAGTAGCCTGCAACTTATTTGGTCAATATGACTATTTTTAAGCCACTCATAAGATGGAGTTCACATGACTTCAGCAGCTGCTAAAAGGGTATGTGGAGCCCCCTTTCTTTGGAGCATTACAAATTTCCCCGACTGAAAAATTAACCAAGAACTACCAGAAATTAGGGCATGACTCCATAACTCGCCAGTCGGGAGCCAGGGCAGATGTCAAGCTGCTAAAGATCACACTAAACACAAATATCGCCCAAGGAGCTCAACTCATTTGAATGAGGGCtctcgcttcccgggaaagcaaacaaattccGACCCTCAAATCCCAAAGGAGCGCAGACATAAGAAAATCATTTGTTGGGGAAGGAGTAGGGAAAGGACTCCAAGGGATCAACACAAAGTCAAATGCCGAGCGACCCGTTCGAAAAAATCTGAATGTCGCGTGTTGGCGCGTAAGATTTGTGTTTTCCGGGACCGACGTCTCGGAAAAATCGGGGTCACCCAAAGGGTCGGGGGTCGGGACTCAAGGCATCATAATAGGCTCATTTCCTTGCCTGCTCCTTGGGCTCCTGATTTTCCGAGCGTAATGGCGTAAACATTCAAGGGGAGCGTGCGCTGCGCACGCGCAACATTGCCTCACCCTGCGACCCgagtccttcgtccttcgccCTCTCAATTCCTTGCCCTTCGACCCGAATCTCATCCCGATTTCAATCTGCGCGCCATTGTTCGATTTCCTTGAGGATTTGCGCGTCTTATGATTGATTCAGTGTTTTGTAACGATTGTTGTTCCCATGATTTTCCCACGTCCACGATCACAATCTTGTGGCATTTGGTACGGCGCATGATGAATCATTGATGCCTGCCGGTGGGTGTAACGTTTGGTTTGGAAGTCGGGGGTAACCATCGTCTATTTGACAAATACTCAATTCATCTTTCTTCCCAAAGGTCGTCGCGTGAATGGAAAGCGGAGAAAAGCTGAAGCGAATGAAAAAGTATCCTTGAATGATGCATGAAAAATGGTGAATAATGTCGAATTTACCACATGCAATTTATACACCTTTGTTAACTcaaaaaagttgtaaataaaagatGTACAtaagcaataaatatttttatattaattttaagttattaaaagatatattttcatattttcttgGTTGCATCCATCGAGAACACATGatactgcagcagcagcagcacatgaCACATGTGGCACATTTAACACCTCCAATTCATAATGAATGAGTTAAGAGCATCAACAAACGAAGCACGAACATATAGGCGGCGACTACTGAACATCGTACCCGACATGGTCATGGATTGGTATTGGGAATCTGGGTTGGCGTCGTAGGTGCTTGTTTGCCACGCCCGCATCTTCCAGGACATGTGTTAATCAAGCGGCAGCCTCGGCAGCGCATAACTCAGTTGCAGATGGACTAATTTTGTTGTAAGTCGGGTAATAAAGGAGGGACGAATGCTACACAGCTGCCCCAAGGACTAAAAATAGTCGGTGGCAAGGTGCAGGCTGGCTTACAATTTATGTGACAGAATTCTCATGTTTGCgcttaatttttgtttaatttttatgggCGCCAAAAGAGGAGACGTCTGCTGCTGGTGGGATGGCCAATTTTGGCCATTTATCCTGGCCGTATTCAGTTTTGAAACAATGGTGTTGGACAAAGAAGGTAACATGAGCTAAAAAACCAATAGAAGCAAGAAAATGTGACAGGCAATCGGAAGAAGACAAACAAATGGAGAATCCAAAGAAAAGCGCAATTGTTGCAGGATGACAATTGAATGCAATCCGGAAATGTCCTGCGTGGACAAGGATCGATGGCCATCGCCCAAGTGGATTTTTTTTACCACTCAAAAAGTGAGTAAAAGAGAGTGCTACTCAAAATTGAGAAAATCTTTAGCTCGCTGGATCCTCATAAAACATAAATCCACCCCTATCTAAAAACTCAACTCACTTTGAGTTGAGATCGCTGCAGATTGAGTGAATATCTTTTGAGATATGTAAGTTTCCTTTGATTTCAGAACCCCAGGAGTTTTCCGCATTCGGGTCTAACTTGACCTCTAAGGCGACCTCAAAGATGCGAGTTGAGAGAAGCGCGCGCGTTGCTCCTTTTGTGTCCTTCGCTCGCATCCTTCGGGTCATCTTCTGACCTTTTCCCATTTTGGCACCCGCTTGCCC is part of the Drosophila sechellia strain sech25 chromosome 3R, ASM438219v1, whole genome shotgun sequence genome and encodes:
- the LOC116801377 gene encoding uncharacterized protein LOC116801377; translation: MYSFIFGCPPRTFPPFCLSAGPITAKGLDALWACGTTRSLSLNLKK